In the genome of Bacteroidales bacterium, the window AACTAACGGCTTTTTGAAGAGCAGGAATGGCAAGAGACTGTTTTTCAGGTGTTCTGATATAACACTCACCCAAATTCATATGATATTCAGCTTTATCAGGATCTTTTTCAATTAATTTCTCATACATTTCTATTGCTGCCGGAAAATCACCTGCCAATAAAAGTTTTTCGGCTTTTTTTGCACTTTGACCGAAAATGAGTGTCGTAGTAAATATCAAACTGATAATTAGTAGAATCTTTCTCATAATAGTTTACTTTTTTTAACAGATATGCAACAATCGTGCAAAAATATTTATGCTGAATAATTCTTTTTTATAAGTACTGAATTTTAAAATTTTTCATCATACTTTGTCCATAAAAAGTCACCTAATTCCCATGCTTTTTGAACAACAGCATTTCCTTGTTTTATAGTGTATTCTGTTAAAAATTTCTTAAGTTCCTTTTTATTCTTGAAATTCATCGCTTTTTTCTCAAAATCTGCTTGTGCTTCAAATAAATTTGTTTGCATAGGATTCCAAACAGCATCAACATCATGTCGCATATCACCCCAACGTTGTGCAGTTAAAGTACCAAGCCTGTTAAAAGCCCACCAAGCAGATTCTCTTGTATATCCTTTAGTTCTGCCGGGTGTTTTATACGATTGAGGTAAATCATTTACACCGCAATAAACCGGAATATAAATTGATGTTGCAATATTATCTTGTGCTAACCAAACAACACCGCCAATTTCATCCGGCAACCAACCTCTGGATTGTGTTATGGTTCCGTACATTGTGTACCAACGAGCAATGGTTCTTTCTCCCAGAAATCTAATATGACCATCATCTGAAACATGATACCAACCACCGCTTACATTGCTGATATTCAAATGATCATAAGGCATAAACGGATTAGCCAAAGGAGAAATGATCTTATTTCCGTTATCATCATAAGTTGTGATATTCCTTGTCATATCATAAGGCGTTCCCTCAAAATAATCCTTGAAAACATTAACAACATCCTGCAAACTTATCTTTTTATCAGGTTTTACTGAAAACGGATAATTCTCATCATCAGGGTGTAACTTTAACGACGGAGCAAATAAATCAAGGGTGCGCCATTCTCTTCTTCTTGCAGCTACTGATGTTCTGCTTTTAGGTGCATAGGTATAACAAAACTCAAAATCTTCTTTATTTCCGTTCCACCAACCGTTTTCTTCAGCAACTGAATAAATATTCTCTGAAGCCAAAAAATAATCAGAATTATCCAAATCTATCTTTCTGATGCGACTTGCATTTGCATTTATGGAAACATGATCATCCGGAACACGTTGTGCCACCCAAACAGCACCGGTTTTTCCTTTTCCCGGACCAACGATCTCAAAATGCCAAACTTCTTTTGTATCAGCTATAGTAAGACACTCTCCAAAATCACTCCAACCATATTTCTTGGTTAATTCATCTGCTGTTTGAATAGCTTGACGAGCTGTTGTACAACGCTCAAGCATTAATTGACATAACCTTTGGCAATCAATCAAACATTCATCTGATTGAAGCTCATCTCTGCCTCCGAAAGTAGATTCCCCTATTGCTAATTGATGCTCATTCATAGAAGGATAAGCTGTATTTAAAAAAGCATAAGTATGTTTTACTTGCGGAATGTTGCCTATCGGTGTATGTTTATAAGCAGGCATGGCAAAAGTGTCAGTACTTGTACGCTTATACATACTTGTAACATCTCCTTTCTTATAATCCCTTGCCGGAACAATATCCATCCAAGATCGTGTTTTATGACTGTCATCGGTATGTGAAGTTATTACAGAACCGTCTGTTGTAGCATTTTTACCTACGGTAATACTTGTGCATCCTTCCGGTACTCCTCCTGCCCAATCGCTTTTGTCTTGAGAAGACAAATTAGTGCTTAATAGTATAACTATTGAAGCTGATAATATTAATATTTTTTTCATATATATAGTGTTTGAAATTTAAAAACAACAAATTTAAAATTTTCATTCTATTAATACGAATACAATTTATAGTTTTGCATATTAAAATACATTGTTGCATTGATAAGCAACAGAACAATAAAACAATGCAGCAATTTAACAATGAAACATATGAAAGCATATTATCTTATAAAAAACGGAAGTTCTGATACAGCATTTGAATTAAGGGATCTTAATTTAAATGATCCCAACGATAACGAAGTAATGATTGAGACTGAAGTATTCGGTTTAAACTTTGCCGATGTAATGGCACGTCTCGGATATTACAAAGCTTGTCCGCCGTTGCCGACTGTGATCGGTTATGATGTTGCAGGAAAAATTATAAAAAAAGGAAAAAATGTAACAGATTTGAAAATAGGACAAAGAGTTACTGCACTCACACGTTTCGGCGGATATGCTACGCATGTTAATACAAATCATCACGGAGTTGTTCCTATAAATAATGAAATTGACGCAGCAACGGCAACAGCTTTAGCAACGCAATACTCCACGGCATATTATGCTGCCGAGTTCAGTATGAGTCTGCAAAAAGGTGAACATGTTTTAATACAAGCAGCTGCAGGAGGAGTCGGGACTGCATTAGTTCAACTGGCTAAACGTCGAGGCTGCATTGTTTACGGTACTGCCGGATCAGAAGAAAAACTTGAATACTTAAAAAAACAAGGCGTTGATTATCCTATTAATTATATGGAACATGATTTTTATGAATACATAAAAAAACAAAGAGGAGAAAAAAGTATAGATGCTGTTTTTGATTCCATCGGCGGAAATTATGTAAAGAAAGGATTAAAATTACTTGCTCCCGGGGGAAGACTTGCTATGTACGGTGCTGCTCAAATAGCCGGCGACAGTAATAAAAAAAGTTTATACAGACAATTAAAAACATTATTTAGTTTCGGAAAATACCGACCTACACAATTCTTTGCACTATCACAATCCTTAATAGGTGTTAACATGCTTCAAATAGGCGATCATAAACCAAATATTTTGAAAAAATGTATGACTGATGTTGTTAAACTTTATGAAAATAATGAGATTAATCCTGTTGTAAGCAAAATTTTTAATGCAGATGAATTAGCAGAAGCACATAATTATCTTCAAAAAAGAAAATCAACAGGAAAACTTGCCGTAAAATGGTAATACACAGCATAGCTGCAAATAAAAAAACATATAAGTCATAATAGGAAATATAAGACAACTTATATATGGTATATCTGTCAGTTAAGAATTATTTTTATTGATTGCTTTTCAAATTTAAATATATTTGCACTTATTCAGAAACATTATAAATAAACATTATGAAATTCATAACAACAGCATTAATTTTATTAGCAAATTTGTCAATTTTTGCTCAAAGTATAACACAAAAAGAGCTGAAAGAACATGTTACTTATTTGGCATCAGATGAATTAAAAGGCAGAAAACCCGGAACAGAAGGCGGAAAACTTTCGGCAGAGTATATAAGAAATGAATTTAAAAAATCCGGTTTGATATTACAGGGTGATGACGGTTTCCAATATTTTAATATAGTTACCGGAATTAAACATAAAAGTAATAATCATTTATATATCAATAAATTCAGTTGCAAAGCATTGGAAGATAACATTCCTTTTCCTTTTTCCGGAAACGGAACGGTTTCAGCTAAAGCAATTTTTGTAGGATACGGTTTTGATATTAATACTGATAAAATTGAATGGAATGACTATAAAAATATTGACGTAAAAGGAAAATGGGTTCTTATATTAAGAGGCGATCCGGAAATGAAAAATCGTAACAGTGATTTTATTCCATACAGTTCTGATCGTTCCAAAGTAATGACTGCAATAAAAAAAGGTGCTGCCGGAGTTTTAATGGTTTCAGGGGAAACTTTTGACAGAGACGATAAATTAGTCGAATTAAAATACGGAAGAGGTAATGCTCAAGTTGAAATTCCTGTATTGCATGTCAGCAGACAAGTAGCAGACAGAGTATTAAATAACGACAAGTCAATTACAGATTATGAAATACAACTAATTCAAGAGAAAAAAACAAAATCATTTGTAACAAATTCTGTCATAAAAGCAATCGTTAATATTGAATATGTAAAAACACAGACTCAAAACATAACAGCAATGATACCGGGGAATAATAAAACATTATCGGAAGAATTTATTGTAATTGGTGCTCATTACGATCATCTTGGTTTCGGCGGAAAAAATTCCGGTTCGAGAATGCCTGACACTATTGCTGTTCATAACGGTGCCGATGATAATGCTTCGGGGATTGCATCAATTCTTGAGATTGCTGAACGGTTTAAAGACGAAAATATTAGACCCGACAGAAGTATTTTATTTATCGCCTTCGGAGCTGAAGAAAGAGGTTTATTAGGTTCTTCTTATTTTGTAAATAATCCTTTAATTGATATGAATAATGTTTATGCCATGTTAAATTTAGATATGGTAGGCAGATTAAATGAAGAAAAAACTGTTACAATTTCAGGAACAGGTACGGCAATAGAATTTAATTCATTTTTAGATACATATAAAGATAAAACAGATATAAAATTTGCATACTCTCCCGGAGGATACGGTGCATCTGATCATTCATCATTCTATTTAAAAGATATACCGGTTCTGTTTTTTAATACAGGGGCACATCAAGATTATCATACACCTTTTGATGATGTTGAAACGTTGAACTTCCCCGGACAGGTAAATGTTACCAATCTTATTTTTGATATTCTTACTGATCTTGCCGAAAGAAAAATAAATTTGACTTTTCAAACAACAGGAAATCCGAAAAATTCAAGATCACACAGCAGAGGTTTTAAAGTTACTTTGGGAATTATGCCCGGATTCGGCGATAACAGTAATAAAGGATTGCGTGTTGACGGAACAAGAAAAGACGGACCTGCAGAAACAGGAGGAATGAAACGCGGTGATGTTATCACAGCCATAAACGGTGAAAAAATCTCCAATATTTATGATTATATGGAGATTCTCGGCAAATTAGAAAACGGACAAAGAATTATGGTGGATATTATGCGTGAAGGAAAAAAAGTTGTTTTAGCAATTCAATTGTAAACTTGGCGGCTTACGTGAAAAAATCCTCTTGCCTGCTTATCAACAGACAGACAAAGATGCAAAGACGCGAAGAAAATAAACAAATAAAACAGAAATTAAAATGAAAGCAAAAAAGATATTATTATG includes:
- a CDS encoding M20/M25/M40 family metallo-hydrolase, whose product is MKFITTALILLANLSIFAQSITQKELKEHVTYLASDELKGRKPGTEGGKLSAEYIRNEFKKSGLILQGDDGFQYFNIVTGIKHKSNNHLYINKFSCKALEDNIPFPFSGNGTVSAKAIFVGYGFDINTDKIEWNDYKNIDVKGKWVLILRGDPEMKNRNSDFIPYSSDRSKVMTAIKKGAAGVLMVSGETFDRDDKLVELKYGRGNAQVEIPVLHVSRQVADRVLNNDKSITDYEIQLIQEKKTKSFVTNSVIKAIVNIEYVKTQTQNITAMIPGNNKTLSEEFIVIGAHYDHLGFGGKNSGSRMPDTIAVHNGADDNASGIASILEIAERFKDENIRPDRSILFIAFGAEERGLLGSSYFVNNPLIDMNNVYAMLNLDMVGRLNEEKTVTISGTGTAIEFNSFLDTYKDKTDIKFAYSPGGYGASDHSSFYLKDIPVLFFNTGAHQDYHTPFDDVETLNFPGQVNVTNLIFDILTDLAERKINLTFQTTGNPKNSRSHSRGFKVTLGIMPGFGDNSNKGLRVDGTRKDGPAETGGMKRGDVITAINGEKISNIYDYMEILGKLENGQRIMVDIMREGKKVVLAIQL
- a CDS encoding zinc-binding dehydrogenase produces the protein MKAYYLIKNGSSDTAFELRDLNLNDPNDNEVMIETEVFGLNFADVMARLGYYKACPPLPTVIGYDVAGKIIKKGKNVTDLKIGQRVTALTRFGGYATHVNTNHHGVVPINNEIDAATATALATQYSTAYYAAEFSMSLQKGEHVLIQAAAGGVGTALVQLAKRRGCIVYGTAGSEEKLEYLKKQGVDYPINYMEHDFYEYIKKQRGEKSIDAVFDSIGGNYVKKGLKLLAPGGRLAMYGAAQIAGDSNKKSLYRQLKTLFSFGKYRPTQFFALSQSLIGVNMLQIGDHKPNILKKCMTDVVKLYENNEINPVVSKIFNADELAEAHNYLQKRKSTGKLAVKW
- a CDS encoding C69 family dipeptidase, yielding MKKILILSASIVILLSTNLSSQDKSDWAGGVPEGCTSITVGKNATTDGSVITSHTDDSHKTRSWMDIVPARDYKKGDVTSMYKRTSTDTFAMPAYKHTPIGNIPQVKHTYAFLNTAYPSMNEHQLAIGESTFGGRDELQSDECLIDCQRLCQLMLERCTTARQAIQTADELTKKYGWSDFGECLTIADTKEVWHFEIVGPGKGKTGAVWVAQRVPDDHVSINANASRIRKIDLDNSDYFLASENIYSVAEENGWWNGNKEDFEFCYTYAPKSRTSVAARRREWRTLDLFAPSLKLHPDDENYPFSVKPDKKISLQDVVNVFKDYFEGTPYDMTRNITTYDDNGNKIISPLANPFMPYDHLNISNVSGGWYHVSDDGHIRFLGERTIARWYTMYGTITQSRGWLPDEIGGVVWLAQDNIATSIYIPVYCGVNDLPQSYKTPGRTKGYTRESAWWAFNRLGTLTAQRWGDMRHDVDAVWNPMQTNLFEAQADFEKKAMNFKNKKELKKFLTEYTIKQGNAVVQKAWELGDFLWTKYDEKF